In Vibrio japonicus, the following are encoded in one genomic region:
- a CDS encoding NarK family nitrate/nitrite MFS transporter: MESSKFSIFSFKGKMKILHLSWMAFFITFVVWFNFAPLLQMVKETLGLTTEEIKTLLILNVALTIPARVVIGMLTDKYGPRIVYSALLAVCSIPCFMFAFADSFIQAAIARFLLGFIGAGFVIGIRLVSEWFPHNELGTAEGIYGGWGNFGSAAAAFTLPTAALMFGGEDGWRYAIAVTGVMSLVFSVIFYRSVSDTPKGSTYFKPKHLSAMEVTSKGDFFFLLLMKVPMYAVLALLAWKLSDAGIGMLSDIAVNSIYAGLIALYLVEVAQVWKVNKTVFEKPVEEMHQYKFKQVAVLNVLYFATFGSELAVVSMLPLFFSETFELSPVLAGMVASAYAFMNLMSRPGGGWISDRYGRKPTLLILTAGLAVGYFVMGQVGSEWPIWLAVAAAMACSFFVQAGEGAVFATVPLIKRRMTGQIAGMTGAYGNVGAVTYLTILSFVDYQTFFFVIAGTAVIGFIALMFMEEPNGKIAEVNEDGSVTLIDVSN; encoded by the coding sequence ATGGAAAGCAGTAAATTCTCTATTTTTTCATTCAAAGGGAAGATGAAAATCTTGCACCTGAGCTGGATGGCTTTTTTCATCACGTTTGTTGTGTGGTTTAACTTTGCGCCGCTGTTGCAAATGGTGAAAGAAACCCTCGGACTGACCACTGAGGAAATCAAAACGCTCTTGATTCTCAATGTGGCACTCACGATACCAGCGCGAGTCGTGATAGGTATGCTCACGGATAAATATGGTCCTCGGATCGTGTATTCCGCTCTACTTGCGGTCTGCTCAATCCCTTGTTTTATGTTCGCTTTCGCAGACTCGTTTATTCAAGCCGCTATCGCACGCTTCTTGCTTGGCTTTATCGGCGCAGGTTTTGTGATTGGTATTCGCCTCGTATCGGAGTGGTTTCCCCACAATGAGCTGGGTACGGCCGAAGGCATTTACGGCGGTTGGGGCAACTTTGGTTCAGCAGCCGCAGCTTTCACACTACCGACAGCAGCTCTGATGTTTGGTGGCGAAGACGGTTGGCGCTACGCGATTGCGGTCACGGGTGTGATGAGCTTAGTGTTCTCTGTGATTTTCTATCGTAGCGTGTCCGATACACCAAAAGGTTCTACTTACTTCAAACCTAAGCACTTATCTGCGATGGAGGTGACCTCGAAAGGCGACTTCTTCTTTCTATTGCTGATGAAAGTGCCGATGTATGCCGTGTTAGCACTACTGGCATGGAAGCTGTCTGACGCAGGTATCGGAATGTTGTCTGACATCGCAGTAAACTCGATTTACGCGGGTTTGATTGCGCTGTATTTGGTTGAAGTAGCACAAGTCTGGAAGGTGAATAAAACCGTATTTGAAAAGCCCGTTGAAGAGATGCATCAGTACAAATTCAAACAAGTGGCGGTACTGAACGTGCTCTACTTTGCGACCTTTGGATCTGAACTGGCGGTCGTTTCAATGTTGCCATTGTTTTTCTCAGAAACATTTGAGCTTTCGCCAGTATTGGCAGGCATGGTGGCATCGGCGTATGCCTTTATGAACTTGATGTCGAGACCGGGTGGTGGTTGGATTTCGGATCGCTATGGCCGTAAACCTACGCTACTGATTTTAACCGCAGGTCTTGCGGTGGGCTACTTCGTGATGGGACAAGTGGGCAGTGAATGGCCGATTTGGCTGGCGGTAGCGGCGGCGATGGCATGCTCGTTCTTTGTTCAAGCGGGCGAGGGTGCGGTGTTTGCCACAGTGCCGCTGATTAAGCGTCGTATGACGGGCCAAATCGCTGGCATGACGGGTGCTTACGGTAACGTTGGTGCGGTGACTTACCTGACCATTCTGTCGTTTGTTGACTACCAAACGTTTTTCTTTGTCATCGCAGGTACGGCAGTTATTGGTTTTATTGCGCTAATGTTTATGGAAGAGCCAAACGGTAAGATCGCTGAAGTGAACGAAGATGGTAGCGTGACGCTGATTGACGTCTCGAATTAA
- a CDS encoding bifunctional protein-serine/threonine kinase/phosphatase, translated as MNLSKNKHFPQLSLEHGGTSLTGTRAENQDAILVKVPHDTNVLAHKGIVACIADGVSCSDHSQKASHTAVVQFITDYYATPDSWSVKRSASQILTSLNSWLYEEGSKQGLSHNGLVTTFSAIIFKSNTAHLFHVGDTRIYRLRGNKLHRLTNDHQRTNFGKSAYLTRALGMDNKLDVDYQTLSLREGDRFVLTSDGVHDYLDHQMLTDMVASTTEDISKLTQKLCEYALSSDSQDNLSCLIIDIRQLPEHSLLEHQQAVLMRTLPPALDIGNRLDVYRVERILYEGSRSHVYQVEDEESGRQMVMKVPSVQYSDDREYLINFANEYWVGSQLNNERVMKVFPTPKDSKFTYQLCELVEGVTLRQWMYDNPNPDLQRVRTILSELVKAARVFQRADMVHRDLKPENVMITPSGGVKIIDFGAVKVKGLEEISPESQEGTPLGAVNYIAPEYINNGEATTQSDLFSIAVIGFEMLTGQLPYKSTNTQNLQSARHVKWDYRSVRSYREDIPLSVDLAFRKAVHHLPSRRYQVLSEFVTDLHTPNKALQAEFKERPLLQRNPVLFWKTTALIAISVAVLEWLFIYN; from the coding sequence ATGAATCTGAGCAAAAATAAGCATTTCCCCCAGCTTTCATTGGAGCATGGAGGAACATCGTTAACAGGCACACGCGCCGAAAACCAAGATGCCATTCTGGTCAAAGTCCCCCATGACACTAACGTATTGGCACACAAAGGTATTGTCGCCTGTATCGCGGACGGCGTCAGTTGCAGCGATCATAGTCAAAAGGCCAGTCATACCGCTGTGGTGCAGTTTATTACTGACTACTACGCAACGCCCGATAGCTGGAGTGTTAAACGTTCAGCCAGCCAAATTCTGACGTCTCTCAATTCATGGTTATATGAAGAGGGAAGTAAACAAGGGCTATCACACAACGGTTTGGTGACCACCTTTAGTGCCATCATTTTTAAATCTAACACTGCGCATTTGTTTCACGTTGGTGATACGCGTATTTATCGACTCAGAGGCAATAAATTACATCGACTCACAAACGATCATCAGCGAACCAATTTCGGTAAAAGTGCTTATCTGACACGCGCTCTCGGTATGGATAACAAACTGGATGTGGACTATCAGACACTGTCATTGAGAGAAGGGGATAGGTTTGTTCTAACCTCAGACGGTGTCCACGACTATCTAGACCATCAAATGCTGACTGATATGGTGGCATCGACTACTGAAGACATATCAAAGCTCACTCAAAAACTGTGTGAGTATGCACTGAGCAGTGACAGTCAAGATAATCTGAGCTGTTTAATTATCGATATTCGCCAATTGCCCGAACACTCACTGCTGGAACATCAACAAGCAGTGCTAATGCGGACACTCCCTCCTGCATTAGACATTGGCAATCGCTTGGACGTCTATCGCGTTGAGCGCATCCTTTATGAAGGGTCGCGCAGTCACGTATATCAAGTGGAGGATGAGGAGAGTGGAAGGCAAATGGTGATGAAAGTGCCGTCTGTCCAATACAGTGACGACAGGGAATATTTGATCAACTTTGCCAACGAATATTGGGTGGGTTCTCAGCTCAATAACGAGAGGGTAATGAAAGTGTTCCCGACGCCGAAAGACTCTAAATTTACCTATCAGTTATGTGAGCTGGTGGAGGGGGTAACATTACGACAATGGATGTACGATAACCCCAACCCAGACCTTCAACGTGTGCGTACGATCTTAAGTGAGCTGGTCAAAGCAGCAAGGGTGTTTCAGCGTGCGGATATGGTGCATCGCGACCTTAAGCCAGAAAATGTCATGATCACACCATCAGGTGGCGTAAAAATCATCGACTTTGGCGCAGTGAAAGTGAAGGGCTTGGAAGAGATCTCTCCTGAAAGTCAGGAAGGAACACCGCTGGGGGCGGTGAATTACATTGCGCCTGAATACATCAATAATGGTGAAGCGACAACTCAGTCAGATCTGTTCTCGATTGCCGTGATAGGGTTTGAAATGCTGACAGGCCAACTGCCGTACAAGTCTACTAACACTCAGAACCTACAATCGGCAAGGCACGTGAAGTGGGACTATCGCTCTGTACGTTCTTATCGGGAAGACATTCCATTATCGGTTGATCTCGCATTTCGCAAAGCGGTTCATCATTTGCCCTCACGACGTTATCAAGTGTTGAGTGAGTTTGTTACAGACCTACACACTCCAAATAAAGCATTGCAAGCAGAGTTCAAAGAACGCCCGTTACTGCAGAGGAATCCGGTTTTGTTCTGGAAGACGACGGCATTAATCGCAATATCTGTCGCTGTTTTAGAATGGCTATTTATTTACAACTAA
- a CDS encoding ABC transporter substrate-binding protein, which translates to MRFAFHAQKQGIQFLICSFIFAWSSVANASQDSPLLVQHAMGQSTVPAKAQRVVTLFQGATDSAVALGIKPVGVVESWAEKPMYQYLRKDLDGVKYVGLETQPNLEEIAALKPDVIIGTKVRHEKIFPQLQKIAPTVLASTVYDFQYSLELTGEATGRKAQAEIIWNQWKQRTHNLREQLRQKQANWPLSASILNVRADHLRLYLEESFPGAVLKDIGFQFPIESNGRSGWGMKLKTKEALPSVNADVFFVLLHSDQPVVEQNYQSWASHPLWNILEAPRHKQVYEVDSVTWVLSGGILGANQILDQLADIYQLPTLKDE; encoded by the coding sequence TTGCGATTCGCTTTTCATGCGCAGAAACAAGGAATTCAGTTTCTGATTTGCTCTTTTATTTTTGCTTGGAGTTCGGTGGCCAATGCCTCTCAAGATAGTCCGCTTTTAGTACAACATGCGATGGGGCAGAGCACTGTACCCGCTAAAGCTCAGCGAGTCGTTACTCTTTTTCAAGGCGCGACAGACAGCGCAGTGGCATTAGGTATAAAGCCGGTCGGTGTTGTTGAATCTTGGGCTGAAAAACCCATGTACCAATATCTTAGAAAGGATCTAGACGGCGTAAAATACGTCGGTTTGGAAACCCAGCCCAACTTAGAAGAGATTGCTGCGCTGAAACCGGATGTCATTATTGGCACCAAAGTCCGCCACGAAAAGATTTTTCCTCAGCTACAGAAGATAGCTCCGACAGTACTTGCGTCAACGGTTTATGATTTCCAATATTCACTGGAGTTAACGGGCGAAGCGACCGGACGAAAAGCACAAGCTGAGATCATTTGGAACCAATGGAAGCAGAGAACGCACAACCTACGTGAACAGTTGCGCCAAAAACAGGCGAACTGGCCTTTATCTGCGTCAATACTCAATGTTAGAGCCGATCATCTACGTTTGTATTTGGAGGAAAGTTTTCCAGGGGCGGTGTTGAAAGATATTGGCTTTCAGTTTCCTATCGAAAGCAATGGGCGTTCTGGATGGGGAATGAAGTTAAAAACCAAAGAAGCGCTGCCGAGTGTGAATGCAGATGTCTTTTTTGTCCTTCTTCACTCTGATCAACCTGTTGTTGAACAAAACTATCAATCTTGGGCGTCTCATCCTTTATGGAATATTTTAGAGGCACCACGACACAAACAGGTTTACGAAGTCGATAGCGTAACTTGGGTTCTATCTGGCGGGATATTGGGAGCAAACCAAATACTCGATCAGCTCGCTGATATTTATCAGTTACCAACGTTAAAAGATGAGTAA
- a CDS encoding FecCD family ABC transporter permease yields the protein MLLPRNNNLARWGIIVLSVGTLIIASVSSMTFGQYPISFGQVLAAFWHYDPTSIEHVILTTTRLSRSLVAVSVGASLAVAGVLMQTLTRNPLASPAIFGVNAGAIFFIVLFSQFFVIASMNLFFWSAFFGAAVAGALVYGLGSMGRDGTSPVRIVLAGAAISALFISFTQGLLVLGQEGLDSVLFWVAGSVSGRELDVVLPVLPYLLGAIVCAMILAPHINILLSGDDIATGLGQNTLGLKVLLSVLIIGLAGASVALSGNIGFIGLIVPHMARSVVGNDHKWLIALSALWGATLLLLADVLGRSLLEPDEIPIGVMTALIGAPFFVYLARRGNRYE from the coding sequence ATGCTATTGCCCAGAAATAACAACTTGGCGCGATGGGGGATCATTGTCTTATCGGTCGGAACCCTCATTATTGCGTCGGTTTCCAGCATGACATTTGGTCAGTATCCCATTTCCTTTGGCCAAGTACTGGCTGCTTTTTGGCACTACGACCCAACATCAATCGAGCATGTGATTCTCACAACGACGAGACTCTCGAGAAGTCTTGTCGCTGTTTCTGTTGGGGCTTCTTTAGCCGTTGCTGGCGTGTTAATGCAAACGCTCACTCGTAACCCTCTCGCATCTCCAGCGATATTTGGTGTTAACGCGGGTGCGATCTTTTTTATCGTCCTTTTCTCACAGTTTTTTGTGATTGCTTCAATGAACTTATTTTTCTGGAGTGCATTTTTTGGCGCAGCGGTTGCCGGGGCATTGGTCTATGGCTTGGGGAGCATGGGAAGAGATGGGACGTCGCCAGTACGAATCGTATTAGCAGGAGCCGCGATTTCCGCACTGTTCATTTCCTTTACCCAAGGCCTATTGGTTCTCGGACAAGAAGGTCTCGATAGTGTGCTTTTTTGGGTCGCTGGATCGGTGTCTGGGCGTGAGCTAGACGTTGTATTACCTGTGTTGCCTTATCTATTGGGCGCTATCGTGTGTGCGATGATACTCGCACCACACATTAATATACTGCTTTCCGGAGACGACATAGCAACAGGTCTGGGACAAAATACACTGGGCTTAAAAGTGCTGCTTAGCGTACTGATTATTGGCTTAGCTGGGGCCTCAGTCGCGTTGTCTGGCAACATAGGTTTTATTGGCCTGATTGTGCCGCATATGGCGCGTTCGGTGGTCGGAAATGATCATAAATGGTTGATTGCTCTAAGTGCGCTATGGGGCGCGACTTTATTGCTGTTGGCCGATGTTCTAGGACGTTCTTTATTAGAGCCTGACGAAATCCCCATTGGCGTTATGACCGCCTTAATAGGCGCTCCTTTCTTTGTTTATTTAGCGCGTAGAGGGAACCGGTATGAATAA
- a CDS encoding FecCD family ABC transporter permease, translated as MNKPLVVRARYLSFFVSPTTIVASLSIAAMTTLVILLALSSGSQWLSPQQVVTEIFIGDNSEINIILETLRLPRTLMAALVGAGLATSGLILQSVIRNPLASPDVVGMTSGASAAAVAFLSFFQMSYGIEWLPIFSIAGALFASSLIYLLAWRNGVSPMRMILVGIGISAIMGALTTFVISISSTSTSISAYIWLTGSVYGANWSDVQALLPWLCVGLMIALAFSRRINALELGDNLATGLGLSVQRVRLVLVLLSVVLAAPAVAYSGAVGFVGLIAPHIARRLVVRSFAVLLPVTALIGACLVVLADLCGRMLFQPLDIPAGVFVSAIGAPFFIYLLFRQRF; from the coding sequence ATGAATAAACCGTTGGTGGTTCGCGCTCGTTATCTGTCTTTCTTTGTTTCGCCCACAACCATAGTCGCTAGCCTGTCTATCGCTGCCATGACCACTTTAGTGATACTGCTTGCGCTCTCTTCTGGGTCACAATGGTTGAGTCCACAACAGGTCGTGACTGAGATTTTCATTGGCGATAATTCTGAAATTAACATTATTCTCGAGACACTTAGGCTTCCTCGCACTTTGATGGCCGCTCTGGTTGGGGCGGGTCTGGCCACATCAGGTTTAATTCTTCAATCGGTCATTCGGAACCCGTTGGCATCGCCAGATGTGGTCGGTATGACAAGCGGCGCATCCGCTGCGGCAGTGGCTTTTTTGTCTTTTTTCCAAATGAGTTACGGCATCGAATGGTTGCCCATATTTTCTATTGCGGGCGCGCTTTTTGCTTCAAGTCTCATCTATTTGCTTGCGTGGCGTAATGGCGTCAGCCCGATGAGGATGATCTTAGTCGGCATTGGCATCTCTGCCATTATGGGGGCATTGACGACGTTTGTTATTTCTATCAGTTCGACCTCAACCAGTATCTCTGCGTATATCTGGTTAACTGGTAGCGTTTATGGTGCGAATTGGAGTGATGTCCAAGCGCTTTTACCGTGGCTATGTGTAGGCCTGATGATTGCCCTAGCGTTTTCGCGTCGTATCAATGCGTTGGAGTTGGGCGATAACTTAGCGACGGGGCTAGGACTCTCAGTACAAAGAGTCCGATTGGTTCTGGTTTTGCTGAGTGTTGTCCTTGCTGCACCAGCGGTTGCCTATTCCGGTGCGGTTGGGTTTGTGGGGCTTATTGCACCGCATATTGCACGACGTTTGGTGGTCAGAAGCTTTGCCGTGTTGCTACCTGTTACCGCATTGATTGGAGCCTGTTTGGTTGTGCTGGCTGATTTATGTGGACGGATGTTATTCCAGCCACTTGATATCCCGGCAGGCGTGTTTGTTTCAGCCATAGGCGCACCATTTTTTATCTACTTACTCTTCCGACAACGATTTTAA
- a CDS encoding ABC transporter ATP-binding protein, with the protein MSISSCSNPLSTKNLALGYHNDTIIKSLDLNIEPNQITVLVGGNGCGKSTLLKSMARLLTPKSGEVTLHGKDINRMSGKEVARRLAILPQGPTAPEGLTVEQLVRQGRYPHQNWLQSWTESDERLVYKALEATNMLELANRPIEALSGGQRQRAWIAMALAQDTDILLLDEPTTYLDLTHQIEVLDLLFELNQTHQTTILMVLHDLNLACRYAHQMIAVKDGTVFRQGPPEEILDIDMIEAVFGMQCHLDRDPLFGTPMCVPKGKGRKVHQHNE; encoded by the coding sequence ATGTCTATCAGCAGTTGCTCTAACCCGTTATCAACCAAGAATTTGGCGTTGGGTTATCACAATGACACGATTATCAAGTCACTTGATTTAAACATCGAACCGAACCAGATCACCGTGTTGGTCGGAGGGAATGGGTGTGGAAAGTCGACACTGCTAAAGTCCATGGCGAGGTTACTCACACCGAAATCAGGAGAAGTGACTTTGCACGGAAAAGACATTAACCGTATGTCCGGTAAAGAAGTGGCTCGTCGTCTTGCTATCTTGCCACAAGGGCCAACAGCGCCCGAAGGTTTGACGGTAGAGCAGCTTGTGCGACAGGGCCGCTATCCCCATCAAAACTGGCTACAGAGCTGGACTGAAAGTGATGAAAGACTGGTTTATAAAGCGCTTGAAGCAACAAATATGCTGGAGCTAGCCAATCGCCCGATAGAAGCGTTATCCGGAGGGCAACGGCAGAGAGCATGGATTGCGATGGCGCTAGCGCAAGACACCGATATTTTGTTGTTAGATGAGCCCACAACCTATTTAGATTTAACGCATCAAATTGAAGTTTTGGACTTGCTGTTCGAACTCAATCAAACGCATCAAACTACTATTCTCATGGTGTTGCACGACCTCAATCTCGCCTGTCGTTACGCTCATCAAATGATCGCGGTAAAAGACGGCACTGTATTCAGGCAGGGGCCACCTGAAGAAATCTTAGATATCGACATGATTGAAGCGGTTTTTGGCATGCAATGTCATCTCGATCGTGACCCGCTTTTTGGTACACCCATGTGTGTTCCAAAAGGTAAGGGACGAAAGGTGCATCAACACAATGAGTGA
- a CDS encoding IucA/IucC family C-terminal-domain containing protein, translating to MSEHETDVLSKNEWDTLSRFGLKQQTHAFGPNHLDSRCLLDPQQCLSTLEKIMPELGAPDLKVTASLVIKRIAFLALAPTLYAMSVYNKGLNLSINNSVFDYQLDNRFWQNGMPLKNTTVRLASGERQKWRDEVLHHVFAEHLTRLVEQFYDVTGVSQRILWENIAVRVFSIYERRILPDVTCALKETAEEDLAFLVDADTHHIFAMKENPLTRFYRKKTLFGEPPEPIRMRRTCCYYYQATTPEVYCSNCPLLLKSRE from the coding sequence ATGAGTGAGCACGAAACGGACGTTTTATCAAAAAACGAGTGGGATACGCTTTCTCGCTTTGGTTTGAAACAGCAAACACACGCGTTTGGCCCAAATCATCTTGATTCCAGATGTTTGTTAGATCCACAACAATGCCTCTCGACACTTGAAAAGATTATGCCTGAACTTGGTGCGCCCGATCTTAAAGTGACGGCATCGCTGGTGATTAAGCGGATTGCTTTTTTGGCGCTTGCCCCAACGTTGTACGCGATGTCGGTATACAACAAAGGGCTAAATCTATCGATAAACAATAGCGTATTTGACTACCAGTTGGACAACCGCTTTTGGCAAAACGGAATGCCGTTAAAGAATACGACGGTTCGGCTTGCTTCTGGTGAACGCCAAAAATGGCGAGACGAAGTACTGCATCACGTTTTTGCTGAGCATTTAACACGGTTGGTTGAGCAGTTTTATGACGTAACCGGAGTGTCGCAACGAATACTGTGGGAGAACATCGCGGTTCGTGTATTTAGTATTTATGAAAGGCGAATACTGCCCGATGTGACGTGTGCGCTCAAAGAGACCGCAGAAGAGGATCTGGCATTTTTGGTTGATGCAGATACGCATCACATCTTTGCTATGAAAGAAAATCCATTGACGCGTTTTTATCGTAAGAAAACGCTGTTTGGCGAGCCACCAGAACCGATCAGAATGAGACGGACGTGTTGTTACTACTATCAAGCAACAACCCCTGAAGTCTACTGCTCAAACTGCCCATTGTTATTAAAGAGTAGGGAGTAA
- a CDS encoding TonB-dependent receptor — MLYPLSPRKLLPIAPLICAAHAPLALATDVTEFDAVIVESSRIDARQEDSPQVVTVITKEQIESQLSIVTDSSQVLSNLLPGYSLNTQKLNNSSQTFRGRSVLYMIDGVPQSNPLREGSRSAHTIDLSMVERIEVIHGASAIHGLGATGGIINFITKSNSSEELKQDISVQMTAPTERISSDTMSYKLSYQIQGAKDNFDYLVGLTGETQGVFLDANGDYIGADTTRGDIMDSRSYDAFTKLGYWFSDEQNIEFSYNRYQLTGEKNYVSVTGDRVNGIATTSVKGNPVGKAPSNQVQTINLEYTDTDVMGMKLKTQAFYQDFAGRYGAATSKSFQDPNTPDTIYDQSQNESEKIGAKFNLSKNGLLNGKLNTTVGLDLLRDTTSQRLILTGRTYVPETTYDNYAPFIQLSLTPIERLTLQAGARYENAKLDIDTYQTVASRNSVTVEGGSPEFDEMIYNAGAVLRVLPSVSLFANYSQGFGMPDVGRVLRGVNTPGQNVEDLIDLSPIVTDNYEGGIRFNNENIDFEISYYESNSDLGSRIVESNGLYTVKREKKEIHGVEASLGYQLTENHKIDTGYSYIQGKSDTDDDGSVDTKLTGSDIPPNKLRVAWTAQWNDELTSMLQANHAFSRDFDDKELDFDGFTLVDATLGYQLPVGKMNFSVANLLNEDYFTYYSQSAFKNDDLYFKGRGRTITLAYKLDF; from the coding sequence ATGCTTTACCCACTTTCACCAAGAAAACTTTTGCCCATTGCACCACTCATTTGTGCCGCTCACGCCCCACTGGCACTCGCAACAGACGTTACGGAATTTGACGCCGTCATTGTGGAATCCAGCCGAATTGACGCACGTCAGGAGGACTCACCTCAAGTCGTGACTGTCATAACCAAAGAACAAATTGAATCGCAGCTTTCCATCGTAACGGACAGCTCACAAGTCCTTTCAAACTTGCTACCCGGATATTCTCTCAACACACAAAAGCTCAATAACAGTAGTCAAACTTTTAGGGGACGATCGGTACTCTACATGATAGATGGCGTGCCTCAGTCAAACCCTCTTCGAGAAGGCAGTCGCTCTGCCCATACCATTGACCTTTCCATGGTTGAACGCATAGAAGTGATCCACGGTGCCAGCGCGATTCACGGCTTAGGTGCAACGGGGGGGATCATCAACTTTATTACCAAATCAAACAGTTCAGAAGAGTTGAAACAAGATATCAGCGTACAAATGACCGCACCAACAGAGCGTATCAGCAGTGATACGATGTCCTATAAGCTCAGTTACCAGATTCAAGGGGCCAAAGATAACTTTGACTATTTAGTCGGCCTTACTGGCGAAACGCAAGGTGTCTTTCTTGACGCAAATGGCGACTACATCGGTGCGGACACCACTCGCGGTGACATCATGGACTCGCGAAGCTACGATGCCTTTACAAAACTGGGCTATTGGTTTAGCGATGAACAAAATATTGAGTTTTCCTACAACCGCTACCAACTGACAGGGGAAAAGAATTATGTCTCGGTAACAGGTGACCGAGTAAACGGCATTGCGACTACTTCGGTCAAAGGTAATCCGGTAGGTAAGGCCCCTTCTAACCAAGTACAAACCATCAACTTGGAATACACAGACACCGACGTGATGGGCATGAAACTGAAAACACAGGCGTTCTATCAAGACTTTGCCGGAAGATACGGCGCTGCAACGTCTAAGAGTTTCCAAGATCCAAACACACCAGACACCATTTATGACCAATCACAGAATGAATCGGAAAAAATAGGTGCCAAGTTCAATCTATCCAAAAATGGATTACTGAATGGCAAACTGAACACAACAGTAGGTTTAGATTTACTTAGGGATACAACCAGTCAGAGATTGATCTTAACGGGTCGCACATATGTCCCTGAAACCACCTATGATAACTACGCACCATTTATCCAGCTCTCGCTGACGCCTATCGAACGATTAACGCTCCAAGCGGGTGCCCGCTATGAAAATGCAAAGCTGGATATTGATACTTACCAAACCGTCGCCTCGCGAAACAGCGTCACGGTTGAAGGCGGATCGCCAGAATTTGACGAGATGATCTATAACGCTGGTGCGGTTTTAAGAGTGTTGCCGAGTGTAAGTTTATTCGCTAACTATTCGCAAGGCTTTGGTATGCCTGATGTTGGACGAGTCTTGCGCGGCGTGAATACGCCAGGACAAAATGTCGAAGATCTTATCGACTTGTCTCCTATTGTGACAGACAACTACGAAGGGGGAATACGTTTTAACAATGAAAACATCGACTTTGAAATCAGCTACTACGAATCTAACTCCGACCTTGGCAGCCGCATTGTTGAGAGCAATGGTCTCTACACAGTAAAACGCGAGAAAAAGGAAATTCATGGCGTAGAAGCGTCGTTAGGTTACCAATTAACAGAAAACCATAAAATCGACACGGGCTACTCATACATTCAGGGCAAATCAGATACCGACGATGACGGTTCTGTAGATACCAAACTAACTGGATCAGATATCCCGCCGAACAAGCTCAGAGTCGCATGGACTGCGCAATGGAATGATGAGCTCACGTCTATGCTACAAGCCAATCATGCCTTTAGTCGTGACTTTGATGATAAAGAACTCGATTTTGATGGTTTTACCTTAGTCGACGCGACTTTGGGCTATCAACTGCCCGTGGGTAAGATGAACTTTTCTGTTGCCAACCTACTCAATGAAGACTATTTCACTTATTACTCTCAAAGCGCGTTTAAAAATGACGACCTCTACTTCAAAGGCAGAGGCCGAACTATCACACTGGCTTATAAGCTAGATTTTTAA